A window of Gemmatimonadota bacterium contains these coding sequences:
- the secE gene encoding preprotein translocase subunit SecE has protein sequence MATEVVVAEPKSLPQRVVTFYHDVMAEMRKVTWPDRPQVQSLSIGVIILSLLVGVIIWGLDLVLQLVLVRLPASLFG, from the coding sequence ATGGCGACCGAGGTCGTGGTCGCTGAGCCCAAGAGCCTGCCGCAGCGGGTGGTGACGTTCTATCACGACGTCATGGCCGAGATGCGGAAGGTGACCTGGCCGGATCGCCCGCAGGTGCAGTCGCTCTCGATCGGCGTGATCATCCTCTCGCTGCTCGTGGGCGTCATCATCTGGGGCCTCGACCTCGTCCTCCAGCTGGTGCTCGTCCGGTTGCCCGCTTCGCTGTTCGGGTGA
- the rpmG gene encoding 50S ribosomal protein L33: MPRDKIILACSDCKNRNYFTTKNKRLHPERVEWKKYCPRCNKHVVHKETK, from the coding sequence ATGCCCCGCGACAAGATCATCCTCGCGTGCAGCGACTGCAAGAACCGCAACTACTTCACCACGAAGAACAAGCGCCTGCATCCCGAGCGCGTCGAGTGGAAGAAGTACTGCCCGCGGTGCAACAAGCACGTGGTCCACAAGGAGACGAAGTAG
- a CDS encoding cysteine--tRNA ligase, whose protein sequence is MAEFRLFNTLTRTVEPFVPADGETVKLYTCGPTVYNPAHLGNFRTFLFEDLMRRVLRLRGWKVVQVMNLTDVDDKIIKRATEQGKTIIEVTDPIVTIFHADREYLRIEDAEHYPRATAYIPEMIALVEKLIANGVAYLAEDGSVYFAIGKFPTYGRLSRLDTREIQSGARVAQDDYSKENAQDFALWKAAKEEDEKCGAAWDSPWGRGRPGWHLECSAMAMALLGETLDLHAGGIDLVFPHHEDEIAQSEAATGKPFARCWCHGEFLLTDGAKMAKRVGNVQNVDGLREAGISGAAVRHFVFSTHYRKQLNLAGEALEGSLEAVRRVGDFAERLKAAKGGTRALEDAADRLENEVRAALFDDLNAPNAMAALFEFIRAANKELDAGGTEPGPLSRAREVFARVDSILDLQPERGAVAEDLATWVEAQLVARTEARARRDFGTADQIRKALDERGVAIEDTPGGTRWKVVR, encoded by the coding sequence ATGGCCGAGTTCCGACTGTTCAACACGCTCACGCGCACCGTCGAACCCTTCGTTCCGGCGGACGGCGAGACCGTCAAGCTCTACACCTGCGGTCCGACCGTCTACAACCCGGCGCACCTCGGCAACTTCCGCACGTTCCTCTTCGAGGACCTCATGCGGCGCGTGCTGCGCCTGCGTGGATGGAAGGTCGTGCAGGTCATGAATCTGACCGACGTCGACGACAAGATCATCAAGCGGGCGACGGAGCAGGGGAAGACGATCATCGAGGTCACCGATCCGATCGTGACGATCTTCCACGCGGACCGGGAGTACCTGCGCATCGAGGATGCCGAGCATTATCCGCGCGCGACCGCGTACATCCCGGAGATGATCGCGCTCGTCGAGAAGCTCATCGCCAACGGCGTGGCGTACCTCGCCGAGGACGGCTCGGTCTACTTCGCGATCGGCAAGTTCCCCACGTACGGCCGCCTCTCGCGCCTCGACACGCGCGAGATCCAGAGCGGCGCGCGCGTGGCGCAGGACGACTACTCGAAGGAGAACGCGCAGGACTTCGCGCTGTGGAAGGCGGCGAAGGAGGAGGACGAGAAGTGCGGCGCCGCCTGGGATTCGCCGTGGGGGCGTGGGCGCCCGGGTTGGCACCTCGAGTGCTCGGCGATGGCGATGGCGCTGCTGGGCGAGACGCTCGACCTGCACGCCGGCGGCATCGACCTGGTCTTCCCGCATCATGAGGACGAGATCGCCCAGAGCGAGGCCGCGACGGGGAAGCCGTTCGCGCGGTGCTGGTGCCACGGCGAGTTCCTGCTCACCGACGGGGCGAAGATGGCCAAGCGCGTCGGCAACGTGCAGAACGTCGACGGCCTGCGAGAGGCGGGGATCAGCGGCGCGGCGGTGCGGCACTTCGTGTTCTCGACCCACTATCGCAAGCAGCTCAATCTCGCGGGCGAGGCGCTGGAGGGATCGCTCGAGGCGGTGCGGCGCGTGGGCGATTTCGCCGAGCGCTTGAAGGCGGCGAAGGGGGGCACGCGAGCGCTCGAGGATGCGGCGGATCGCCTGGAGAACGAGGTGCGGGCGGCGCTCTTCGACGACTTGAATGCGCCGAACGCGATGGCGGCGCTCTTCGAGTTCATCCGGGCGGCCAACAAGGAGCTCGATGCTGGCGGGACGGAGCCGGGGCCGCTGAGCCGGGCCCGGGAGGTGTTCGCGAGGGTGGATTCGATCCTCGACCTGCAGCCGGAGCGGGGCGCCGTGGCCGAGGACCTCGCGACCTGGGTGGAGGCGCAGCTGGTGGCGCGGACCGAGGCGCGCGCCCGCCGGGACTTCGGGACCGCGGACCAGATCCGGAAGGCGCTGGACGAGCGGGGCGTGGCGATCGAGGACACGCCGGGCGGGACGCGGTGGAAGGTGGTGCGGTAG
- a CDS encoding ATP-binding cassette domain-containing protein, with translation MTPALEFLKVSRRWRAGVLGAPTEQLALDAVSFRLMPGEIALVTGGAGAGKSTLLLLASAQAAPSEGTIRWGDRDDPAEARPQSIGARPWEYGFLTVRQALAFHADQLALADEAIPAPTRFVPLMARVGLRGLSRVRLGQLAALDRLRVVVAQALLAHPRLLCCEEPFAFCGPEERVEAVQLLRRIAGSGIAMLVATRDSHTADALGLADRRFVLDRGRLVEPVGAARGTRTVLELAVPSPEDAMRRLLRRLPSLARRGRRLRIPLGGQTPEAILALCRDVGVRVRASRVAEEALPRAEDGP, from the coding sequence ATGACACCCGCCCTCGAGTTCCTGAAGGTCTCGCGCCGCTGGCGCGCCGGCGTGCTCGGTGCTCCCACCGAGCAACTCGCCCTCGACGCCGTCTCCTTCCGGCTCATGCCCGGCGAGATCGCCCTCGTCACCGGCGGAGCCGGGGCGGGGAAGAGCACCCTCCTCCTTCTCGCGTCCGCCCAGGCGGCGCCCTCGGAGGGGACCATCCGCTGGGGCGACCGCGACGACCCGGCCGAGGCCCGCCCGCAGTCGATCGGCGCGCGGCCGTGGGAGTACGGCTTCCTCACGGTGCGCCAGGCGCTCGCCTTCCACGCGGACCAGCTCGCACTCGCCGACGAAGCGATCCCCGCGCCCACGCGCTTCGTCCCGCTCATGGCGCGCGTCGGGCTGCGCGGCCTCTCGCGCGTGCGCCTCGGCCAGCTCGCGGCCCTCGACCGTCTGCGCGTGGTGGTCGCCCAGGCGCTGCTCGCCCATCCGCGCCTCCTCTGCTGCGAGGAACCCTTCGCCTTCTGCGGTCCCGAGGAGCGCGTCGAGGCGGTACAGCTGCTGCGCCGCATCGCGGGGAGCGGCATCGCGATGCTCGTCGCCACGCGCGATTCGCACACGGCGGACGCGCTCGGCCTCGCCGATCGCCGCTTCGTCCTCGACCGTGGGCGTCTTGTCGAGCCTGTGGGCGCGGCCCGCGGCACGCGGACGGTGCTCGAACTCGCGGTGCCCAGTCCGGAGGACGCGATGCGCCGGCTGCTGCGCCGGTTGCCGAGTCTCGCGCGACGCGGCCGTCGGCTCCGCATCCCGCTCGGCGGGCAGACCCCTGAGGCGATCCTCGCCCTCTGCCGTGACGTGGGTGTCCGGGTACGCGCGTCCCGCGTCGCGGAGGAGGCGTTGCCCCGCGCGGAGGACGGTCCGTAG
- a CDS encoding AI-2E family transporter: MNDTGVRRVWILPGFTAILVTVLLLWLAGTVADLLLLLFLGILLAVYLSAVTDVLAARTRLPRGAAFALSLALTVGGLVGVGFLLIPPVIEQTRQLIAVLPELVTKWEAGLERILARVPGMGDSFVPGEHRILGVALEESERLIGALVPRLFDTLHLAINLVAVLVMAIYFALRPDLYRDLAISVTPPKHREVAHEVIDALSETLRAWTIAQLLAMVTLAALTAVGLWLLDVPYWLAFGIFTGLVAIVPFFGTFVSTLVPALFVLPTEGGGTRALLVILLGTIIHVAENQLVVPLLMHRKVDLPPVLTIMSVLICGKLLGPFGLLVAVPTLAVVMVLVRRVLIGRVYQDEALSGPVVRPVISRRQKRRLEAQLRESSPPEGVPVVPPPGSPPPSGTGPATPPTGD; encoded by the coding sequence ATGAACGACACCGGCGTGCGGCGCGTGTGGATCCTCCCCGGATTCACCGCGATCCTCGTCACGGTCCTCCTGCTCTGGCTGGCCGGCACCGTCGCCGACCTGCTGCTCCTGCTCTTCCTCGGCATCCTCCTCGCCGTCTATCTCTCGGCGGTGACCGACGTCCTGGCGGCGCGCACGCGATTGCCGCGTGGCGCCGCCTTCGCGTTGTCGCTCGCCCTCACCGTCGGCGGCCTCGTCGGGGTCGGGTTCCTCCTCATCCCGCCGGTCATCGAGCAAACGCGCCAGCTCATCGCCGTCCTCCCCGAGCTCGTCACCAAGTGGGAGGCGGGGCTCGAGCGGATCCTCGCGCGCGTCCCCGGCATGGGCGACTCGTTCGTGCCCGGCGAGCACCGCATCCTCGGTGTCGCCCTCGAGGAGTCCGAGCGCCTCATCGGCGCGCTCGTGCCGCGGCTCTTCGACACGCTGCATCTCGCCATCAACCTCGTCGCCGTCCTCGTGATGGCGATCTACTTCGCGCTCCGCCCCGACCTCTATCGAGACCTCGCGATCTCGGTCACGCCGCCCAAGCATCGCGAGGTCGCGCACGAGGTCATCGATGCGCTGAGCGAGACGCTCCGCGCCTGGACCATCGCCCAGCTCCTCGCGATGGTCACCCTCGCCGCGCTCACCGCGGTCGGGCTCTGGCTCCTCGACGTCCCGTACTGGCTCGCCTTCGGCATCTTCACCGGCCTCGTGGCGATCGTGCCGTTCTTCGGTACGTTCGTCTCGACGCTCGTGCCGGCGCTCTTCGTCCTCCCCACGGAGGGCGGTGGCACCCGCGCCCTGCTCGTGATCCTCCTCGGCACGATCATCCACGTGGCCGAGAACCAGCTCGTCGTGCCGCTGCTGATGCACCGAAAGGTAGACCTGCCGCCGGTCCTCACGATCATGAGCGTGCTGATCTGCGGGAAGCTACTCGGTCCCTTCGGCCTCCTCGTCGCCGTTCCGACGCTCGCCGTGGTCATGGTGCTCGTGCGCCGAGTGCTGATCGGCCGCGTCTACCAGGACGAGGCGCTCTCCGGGCCCGTGGTGCGGCCGGTGATCTCGCGACGGCAGAAGCGAAGACTCGAGGCGCAGCTGCGCGAGTCGTCACCGCCCGAGGGCGTCCCCGTCGTGCCGCCGCCGGGATCTCCGCCCCCATCCGGTACCGGCCCCGCCACGCCGCCCACGGGCGACTGA
- a CDS encoding PspA/IM30 family protein: MGIFDRLATLLKSNINDLISRAEDPEKMLDQIVVDMRNQLARAKQQVAAAIADEKRLKDQAEAEEKAAADWEAKAMLAIKEGRDDLAKQALVRQSEHQEHANTLFTTWQAHQLETEKLKNSLRDLNDKIEEAKRKKNLLLARQRRAQAQQKISETMSSMSEKSAFEAFARMEEKITSNERMIKASSEIDEEFSGDRLSHDFKRLEKSAGSASADQQLLALKQKMGLLGSGTSAPPKRIGAGEEIADAHVEDRGNKP, from the coding sequence ATGGGCATCTTCGACCGGCTGGCCACCCTCCTCAAGTCCAACATCAACGACCTGATCTCGCGCGCCGAGGATCCGGAGAAGATGCTGGACCAGATCGTGGTCGACATGCGCAACCAGCTCGCGCGCGCCAAGCAGCAGGTGGCCGCCGCGATCGCCGACGAGAAGCGCCTGAAGGACCAGGCCGAGGCCGAGGAGAAGGCCGCCGCGGACTGGGAGGCCAAGGCCATGCTCGCCATCAAGGAAGGGCGTGACGACCTCGCCAAGCAGGCGCTCGTGCGCCAGTCCGAGCACCAGGAGCATGCCAACACGCTCTTCACCACCTGGCAGGCGCACCAGCTCGAGACCGAGAAGCTCAAGAACTCGCTCCGCGACCTGAATGACAAGATCGAGGAGGCCAAGCGCAAGAAGAACCTCCTCCTCGCGCGGCAGCGGCGCGCGCAGGCGCAGCAGAAGATCTCGGAGACGATGTCGTCCATGTCGGAGAAGTCGGCCTTCGAGGCCTTCGCCCGCATGGAGGAGAAGATCACGAGCAACGAGCGCATGATCAAAGCCAGCTCGGAGATCGACGAGGAGTTCTCGGGCGATCGCCTCTCGCACGACTTCAAGCGGCTCGAGAAGTCGGCGGGGTCGGCGAGCGCCGACCAGCAGCTCCTCGCGCTCAAGCAGAAGATGGGGCTCCTCGGCTCCGGGACCTCGGCCCCGCCCAAGCGCATCGGGGCCGGCGAGGAGATCGCGGATGCCCACGTCGAGGACCGGGGCAACAAGCCCTGA
- the sdaAA gene encoding L-serine ammonia-lyase, iron-sulfur-dependent, subunit alpha, protein MYGSLHDAIRDAEAKGTTLASVALEIESRDQGRTVDDIREALGRALAVMRHAVEQGLVGDLRSNSGLVGGDAAKLRTGPAGPLAGTVFRDVLMRALAVQEVNAAMGVIVAAPTAGGAGVLPAVLLGIAKQKGCTDDQLIDALATAGLIGAVVAQRASLSGAEGGCQAETGAAAGMAAGAATEMLGGSPSMVGHAVALAQQGTLGLVCDPLGGLVELPCVFRNATGAAIALAAVEMAMAGITFAIPADEVIDTMGEIGKEMDVRYRETAGGGLAATPTGRRLAKERLVQIKRT, encoded by the coding sequence ATGTACGGCTCGCTGCACGATGCCATCCGCGACGCCGAGGCCAAGGGCACCACGCTCGCGTCAGTCGCCCTCGAGATCGAGTCGCGTGACCAGGGCCGCACCGTTGACGACATCCGCGAGGCGCTCGGCCGCGCCCTCGCCGTCATGCGCCACGCCGTCGAGCAGGGGCTGGTCGGCGACCTCCGTTCGAACTCCGGCCTCGTCGGCGGCGATGCGGCGAAGCTCCGCACCGGCCCCGCGGGTCCGCTCGCCGGGACCGTGTTCCGCGACGTCCTCATGCGAGCGCTCGCGGTGCAGGAAGTGAACGCCGCGATGGGCGTCATCGTCGCCGCGCCGACGGCCGGCGGCGCGGGCGTCCTCCCTGCCGTGCTCCTCGGCATCGCCAAGCAGAAGGGGTGCACCGACGACCAGCTCATCGATGCGCTCGCGACCGCGGGGCTCATCGGGGCGGTCGTCGCGCAGCGCGCCTCGCTCTCCGGCGCCGAAGGGGGATGCCAGGCCGAGACCGGCGCGGCCGCCGGCATGGCCGCGGGCGCCGCGACCGAGATGCTCGGCGGCTCGCCCTCCATGGTCGGACACGCCGTCGCCCTCGCGCAGCAGGGGACGCTCGGGCTCGTCTGCGATCCGCTCGGCGGGCTCGTGGAGCTGCCCTGCGTCTTCCGCAACGCGACCGGCGCGGCCATCGCCCTTGCCGCCGTCGAGATGGCGATGGCGGGCATCACCTTCGCCATCCCGGCGGACGAGGTGATCGACACCATGGGCGAGATCGGGAAGGAGATGGACGTCCGGTATCGCGAGACGGCCGGCGGCGGGCTCGCGGCGACCCCGACCGGGCGGCGCCTCGCGAAGGAACGCCTCGTCCAGATCAAGCGCACCTGA
- the sdaAB gene encoding L-serine ammonia-lyase, iron-sulfur-dependent, subunit beta — translation MVSILDIIGPVMVGPSSSHTAGACRLGLVARDLVAGTPEKALIELHGSFARTGEGHGTDKAIVGGLLGFRPDDERLRDALAIMEKEGLDWRFEKTTLGDEPEVHPNTVRITVTRQHRHHVMLGASLGAGRIKVSQIDGYPVEVDASHHTIVMVAEDIKGSIAKITGILSDDGVNIATLRLSRKHRGGDAFMVIEVDEQPNEKVRDDLRALPWVRWTHRIDKVGG, via the coding sequence ATGGTATCGATACTGGACATCATCGGCCCCGTCATGGTGGGCCCAAGCTCAAGCCACACCGCTGGTGCCTGCCGCCTCGGCCTGGTCGCGCGCGACCTCGTCGCGGGCACGCCGGAGAAGGCCCTGATCGAACTGCACGGCTCCTTCGCGCGCACCGGCGAGGGACACGGCACCGACAAGGCGATCGTCGGCGGGCTCCTCGGATTCCGGCCCGATGATGAGCGTCTGCGCGATGCGCTCGCGATCATGGAGAAGGAGGGCCTCGACTGGCGCTTCGAGAAGACCACGCTCGGCGACGAGCCCGAGGTGCATCCCAACACCGTGCGCATCACCGTCACCCGGCAGCACCGGCATCACGTCATGCTCGGCGCCTCGCTCGGCGCGGGGCGCATCAAGGTGTCGCAGATCGACGGCTATCCCGTCGAGGTGGACGCCTCGCATCACACCATCGTCATGGTCGCCGAGGACATCAAGGGATCGATCGCGAAGATCACCGGCATCCTCAGCGACGATGGCGTCAACATCGCCACGCTCAGGCTCTCGCGGAAACATCGAGGGGGCGACGCGTTCATGGTGATCGAGGTGGACGAGCAGCCCAACGAGAAGGTCCGCGACGACCTGCGCGCGCTCCCGTGGGTGCGATGGACGCACCGCATCGACAAGGTCGGTGGCTGA
- a CDS encoding four helix bundle protein, which produces MAPPAAARPLLADRLVLFGGRVGAVIRSAPRDAALEPMFRQLARSATSPAANYAEAREAVSSRDYVHRMKIVVKELRETITWLEMLRVAGFRARDIEVLERECRELIAISVTCIRRAIGQ; this is translated from the coding sequence ATGGCACCTCCAGCTGCGGCGCGGCCGCTTCTTGCGGATCGGCTCGTTCTCTTCGGGGGGCGGGTGGGCGCGGTCATCCGCAGTGCGCCTCGGGATGCGGCATTGGAGCCGATGTTCCGGCAGCTCGCGCGGTCAGCGACCTCGCCGGCGGCGAACTACGCCGAGGCGCGCGAGGCGGTCTCGTCTCGGGACTACGTGCACAGGATGAAGATCGTCGTGAAGGAGCTCCGCGAGACCATCACCTGGCTCGAGATGCTGCGGGTCGCGGGCTTCCGCGCGCGCGACATCGAGGTACTCGAGCGCGAATGCCGAGAGTTGATCGCGATCAGCGTCACGTGCATTCGTCGCGCCATCGGCCAGTAA
- a CDS encoding DUF5107 domain-containing protein: protein MRTIIGRPRALGLALLAITALPAMAQSREIQRGAVVQARTARIREYRDTFPTYPFSDPDPIPVVGRIYPYFRFDGFTATARPQAWKVVELENDFIRVLILPEIGGKIWAAVEKRTGRPFIYFNHAVKFRDIAMRGPWTSGGIEANYGIIGHTPNVSTPVDYVVRKNADGSVSAIVGALDLLTNTTWRVETRLAPDQAYFTTSSTWHNGSSLEQPYYTWMTAGIPTRGDLQYVFPGTSWIGHDGEPGEWPINTARNADVSRYERNDFGPYKSYHVFGGAGDFFGAYWRDHDFGMARVAPRDEKPGQKIWIWGLSRQGMIWEQLLTDRDGQYSELQSGRLFNQSAEGSTFTPFKHRGFTPHLTDRWTERWMPVVGTKGFVTASAAGALNVTQVGDRIILALSPAEPVADSLIIQAKGQRLAARRVVRSPLQPWADTITAPGVALRDLRIILGDHRLVFDGDPATVALDRPIATPRDFDWTSAVGLHLKGKELMRQREYDRARPLLDSALAKDPHFVPALTDRAALELRAMRYEAARRDARTALSVDTYDGAANYYYGLANRHLGRLADARDGFEIASQTLEYRVAAYAELAKLWLADGDARRAAAYADKALAADPADLDALGVRVVIARRNGAPVPLSAATAALEAADPLSQLARYERLLARRAQDPARLLLSGVRAELPEQQLFQLASWYLGVGERAQALRLLEALNDHPEALYWRAALRPANATALITRANELPPLRVFPFRPEVITALEQVVATSDDWKPRYYRALGLWHLGRLEEARPLLVELGDRPGFAPFYAARAAFPGRSTADRITDLRRAAQLDRGEWRYGKRLTEALLAAGDAAGAEAVASDYYGRIPASYILGLTLVRAQMAAGHHAAAERILDRIEIIPYEGSAEGHALYREAKLLLAVDAMRDARWEAAAALIAAAREWPERLGAGKPYPENVDERAEDLLEAELARRRGTDTAAARATRDRLEGWARAAGGADGRVVQALRRLP, encoded by the coding sequence ATGCGGACGATCATCGGACGCCCGCGCGCGCTGGGCCTCGCCCTCCTGGCCATCACCGCGCTGCCGGCGATGGCACAGTCGCGCGAGATCCAGCGCGGTGCCGTGGTCCAGGCGCGGACCGCGCGCATCCGCGAGTACCGCGACACCTTCCCGACGTATCCCTTCAGCGACCCCGACCCGATCCCCGTCGTCGGCCGCATCTATCCGTACTTCCGCTTCGACGGATTCACCGCCACCGCGCGACCGCAGGCGTGGAAGGTCGTCGAGCTCGAGAACGACTTCATCCGCGTGCTCATCCTCCCCGAGATCGGCGGGAAGATCTGGGCCGCGGTCGAGAAGCGCACCGGCCGGCCGTTCATCTATTTCAATCACGCGGTGAAGTTCCGCGACATCGCGATGCGCGGCCCCTGGACGAGCGGCGGCATCGAGGCCAACTACGGCATCATCGGCCACACGCCCAACGTCTCCACGCCCGTCGATTACGTCGTCCGCAAGAACGCTGACGGCAGCGTGAGCGCGATCGTCGGCGCGCTCGACCTCCTCACGAACACCACGTGGCGCGTCGAGACGCGCCTCGCGCCCGACCAGGCCTACTTCACCACGAGCTCCACCTGGCACAACGGCTCGTCACTCGAGCAGCCCTACTACACGTGGATGACCGCCGGCATCCCCACCCGCGGCGACCTCCAGTACGTCTTCCCCGGCACGAGCTGGATCGGACATGACGGCGAGCCCGGTGAGTGGCCCATCAACACCGCGCGCAATGCCGATGTGAGCCGGTACGAGCGGAATGACTTCGGGCCCTACAAGTCGTATCACGTCTTCGGCGGCGCCGGCGACTTCTTCGGCGCCTACTGGCGCGATCACGACTTCGGCATGGCCCGCGTCGCACCGCGCGACGAGAAGCCGGGGCAGAAGATCTGGATCTGGGGGCTCTCGCGGCAGGGCATGATCTGGGAGCAACTGCTCACGGACCGCGATGGGCAGTACTCGGAACTCCAGTCAGGGCGTCTCTTCAACCAGTCCGCCGAGGGGAGCACGTTCACCCCCTTCAAGCACCGCGGCTTCACGCCGCATCTCACCGACCGCTGGACCGAACGGTGGATGCCGGTCGTCGGCACCAAGGGATTCGTCACCGCGAGCGCCGCCGGGGCGCTCAACGTCACGCAGGTCGGCGATCGCATCATCCTCGCCCTCTCGCCCGCCGAGCCGGTCGCGGACTCGCTCATCATCCAGGCGAAGGGCCAGCGCCTCGCCGCCCGGCGCGTGGTGCGGTCCCCCCTCCAGCCCTGGGCCGATACCATCACCGCGCCCGGCGTCGCCCTCCGCGACCTGCGCATCATCCTCGGCGACCATCGCCTCGTCTTCGACGGCGACCCCGCCACCGTCGCGCTCGACCGGCCCATCGCCACGCCGCGCGACTTCGATTGGACATCGGCGGTCGGCCTGCACCTCAAGGGCAAGGAGCTGATGCGGCAGCGAGAGTACGACCGCGCGCGTCCGCTCCTCGACAGCGCGCTCGCGAAGGACCCGCACTTCGTCCCCGCGCTCACCGACCGCGCCGCCCTCGAACTCCGCGCGATGCGCTACGAGGCGGCGCGTCGCGATGCCCGCACGGCGCTCAGCGTCGATACCTACGACGGTGCGGCCAACTACTACTACGGTCTCGCCAACCGCCACCTCGGACGCCTCGCCGATGCGCGCGACGGCTTCGAGATCGCGTCGCAGACGCTCGAGTACCGCGTCGCCGCCTACGCCGAACTCGCGAAGCTCTGGCTCGCGGACGGCGACGCGCGCCGCGCCGCGGCCTATGCCGACAAGGCGCTCGCCGCCGACCCCGCCGATCTCGATGCACTCGGCGTGCGCGTGGTGATCGCCCGTCGGAACGGCGCGCCGGTGCCGCTGTCGGCGGCGACGGCCGCGCTCGAGGCCGCCGATCCGCTCAGTCAGCTCGCGCGCTACGAGCGCCTGCTCGCGCGGCGCGCGCAGGATCCGGCGCGCCTCCTCCTCAGCGGTGTGCGCGCGGAACTCCCCGAGCAGCAGCTCTTCCAGCTCGCGTCCTGGTATCTCGGCGTCGGCGAACGCGCGCAGGCGCTGCGACTCCTCGAGGCGCTCAATGACCACCCCGAAGCCCTCTACTGGCGCGCCGCGCTCCGGCCGGCCAATGCGACCGCGCTCATCACGCGGGCCAACGAGCTCCCGCCGCTGCGCGTCTTCCCCTTCCGCCCCGAGGTGATCACTGCGCTCGAGCAGGTCGTCGCCACGAGCGACGACTGGAAGCCGCGCTACTATCGCGCGCTCGGGCTCTGGCATCTCGGGCGGCTCGAGGAGGCGCGTCCGCTCCTCGTCGAGCTGGGTGACCGTCCGGGGTTCGCGCCCTTCTACGCGGCGCGTGCCGCCTTCCCGGGGCGATCGACCGCCGACCGCATCACCGACCTCCGCCGCGCGGCGCAGCTCGATCGCGGCGAGTGGCGGTACGGCAAGCGACTCACGGAGGCGTTGCTCGCCGCTGGCGACGCGGCAGGTGCCGAGGCCGTCGCGAGCGACTACTACGGGCGGATCCCGGCGAGCTACATCCTCGGCCTCACCCTCGTGCGCGCGCAGATGGCCGCCGGGCACCATGCGGCGGCTGAGCGGATCCTCGACCGGATCGAGATCATCCCGTACGAGGGCAGCGCCGAGGGACACGCGCTCTATCGTGAAGCGAAGCTCCTGCTCGCGGTCGACGCGATGCGCGACGCGCGCTGGGAGGCGGCGGCGGCCCTGATCGCCGCCGCGCGCGAGTGGCCGGAGCGGCTCGGGGCAGGGAAGCCGTATCCGGAGAACGTCGACGAGCGCGCCGAGGACCTGTTGGAGGCGGAGCTCGCGCGGCGGCGCGGAACGGACACCGCGGCGGCGCGGGCGACGCGGGACAGGCTTGAGGGGTGGGCGAGGGCGGCGGGGGGAGCGGATGGCAGGGTGGTGCAGGCGCTTCGCCGGCTGCCGTGA